The sequence CGTAAACAGATAAAAGCCTTAGGCGGTTTCTATAATGGCCACTGCCGACACGCAGATTTGATTGATTCAGGTGAGCAAGCAGTACGCTTGTGTATGGATTATCCTATCGAGTCGTTTGACGATGTTCGTCACGGTACAATCCAGATACCTAAAGCATTGGCGGAAGAAGACTTCATTATCAAACGCCGAGATGGACTGTTTGCTTATAACTTAGCGGTTGTCCTTGATGATATCGACCAAGGGGTAACCGAAGTTGTTAGAGGCGCAGACCTAATCGAACCAACAGGTCGACAAATCAGTTTGTATAAGACACTCAAGCAAAAAACCGTCAGTTACCTGCACTTACCATTGGCAACTGATAGCTTGGGGAATAAACTGTCAAAACAGAACCACGCCACAGCCATCGATCTCGACAACCCAAAACCAACGCTACTTAATGCCATGCAATTCTTAGGTTTCACTATTCCTGAGGCTATTTGTGAGGCTTCAATCGATGAGATTTTATTGTGGGGCTGCCAACAATGGAACGTCAGTCAGTTACCTGATAGTTTACAAAAAGAGCACTGTAATTAGCTCGAAATTCACGGCAAATAGCAAAAACGACACATAAAAATGCCATAACCTACCACAGTGGTT is a genomic window of Vibrio sp. ED004 containing:
- the gluQRS gene encoding tRNA glutamyl-Q(34) synthetase GluQRS, with the translated sequence MNYIGRFAPSPSGPLHFGSLVAALGSYFQAKSNQGKWLVRMEDLDPPREMAGAADLILKTLEAYHLFWDGEVVYQSQRHDMYQAQIDQWVADKQAYYCQCTRKQIKALGGFYNGHCRHADLIDSGEQAVRLCMDYPIESFDDVRHGTIQIPKALAEEDFIIKRRDGLFAYNLAVVLDDIDQGVTEVVRGADLIEPTGRQISLYKTLKQKTVSYLHLPLATDSLGNKLSKQNHATAIDLDNPKPTLLNAMQFLGFTIPEAICEASIDEILLWGCQQWNVSQLPDSLQKEHCN